One genomic segment of Vibrio quintilis includes these proteins:
- the mdh gene encoding malate dehydrogenase yields MKVAVIGAAGGIGQALALLLKNHLPSGSDLALYDIAPVTPGVAKDLSHIPTPVSINGYSGEDPTPALEGADIVLISAGVARKPGMDRADLFNVNAGIVKSLAERIAVVCPQACIGIITNPVNTTVPIAAEVLKKAGVYDKRKLFGVTTLDVIRSETFVAELKGKDPHSVHVPVIGGHSGVTILPLLSQVEGVEFTDEEIPALTHRIQNAGTEVVEAKAGGGSATLSMGQAACRFGLSLVKALQGQPDVIECAYIDSDSELAPFFAQPVRLGKHGVEEVLSFGELSQFEKQALDDMLSVLRDDIQTGVDFV; encoded by the coding sequence ATGAAAGTAGCAGTCATAGGTGCAGCAGGGGGCATTGGTCAGGCCCTTGCTTTATTACTGAAGAACCACTTACCATCTGGCTCTGATCTTGCTCTGTATGATATTGCGCCAGTGACACCTGGAGTTGCAAAAGATTTAAGCCATATACCAACTCCGGTCTCGATCAATGGCTATTCCGGTGAAGATCCCACTCCGGCATTAGAGGGTGCAGATATCGTATTGATTTCAGCAGGGGTTGCCCGTAAGCCCGGAATGGATCGAGCTGATCTTTTTAATGTTAATGCCGGTATTGTGAAGTCTCTTGCTGAGAGAATTGCGGTTGTTTGTCCGCAAGCCTGTATCGGAATTATTACAAATCCGGTGAATACGACTGTGCCTATTGCCGCAGAAGTACTCAAAAAAGCAGGTGTATACGACAAGAGAAAGTTGTTCGGAGTGACGACACTGGATGTGATCCGTTCAGAAACTTTTGTTGCTGAATTGAAAGGAAAAGATCCTCATTCTGTTCATGTACCGGTGATTGGCGGACACTCAGGGGTGACTATATTGCCTTTACTCTCTCAGGTTGAGGGGGTTGAATTTACTGATGAAGAAATCCCTGCTTTAACGCATCGTATTCAGAATGCCGGTACTGAAGTGGTTGAAGCGAAAGCTGGCGGCGGCAGTGCGACTTTATCTATGGGGCAGGCAGCCTGTCGTTTCGGACTTTCTCTGGTTAAGGCGCTTCAGGGACAGCCTGATGTGATCGAATGTGCATATATAGATAGTGATAGTGAGCTGGCTCCATTCTTTGCACAACCTGTCAGATTAGGTAAACATGGTGTAGAAGAAGTACTGAGTTTTGGTGAACTGAGTCAGTTTGAAAAACAGGCGTTGGATGACATGCTTAGTGTACTCAGAGACGACATTCAGACAGGAGTTGACTTCGTCTGA
- the ispB gene encoding octaprenyl diphosphate synthase, whose product MDFKTIQALTASDMAKVNEIIVAQLNSDVSLINQLGFYIIGNGGKRLRPLLSILSAKALNYQGESHTAAAAFIEFIHTATLLHDDVVDESDMRRGKATANITFGNAASVLVGDYIYTRSFQMMTQLGSLKILDLMSSAVNVIAEGEVQQLMNCNDPDTTEENYMQVIYSKTARLFEAAAQIGAILADSSDETEAAFRNYGKYLGTAFQLIDDVMDYTSDGDDMGKNVGDDLAEGKPTLPLIYAMRHGSESQASIIRKAIETGNGMSHLEEIMLAMNETGAFDYTRRKAEEEANKAIEALKIIPENDYKEALIALADIAVHRTS is encoded by the coding sequence ATGGATTTTAAGACTATCCAAGCATTAACTGCCAGTGATATGGCAAAAGTGAACGAAATAATAGTTGCTCAATTAAATTCTGATGTATCGCTAATCAATCAGCTTGGTTTCTACATTATCGGAAATGGTGGGAAGCGATTACGCCCTCTTCTTTCAATACTTTCAGCAAAAGCTTTGAATTATCAGGGAGAATCCCATACAGCAGCTGCTGCATTTATTGAATTCATTCATACAGCAACATTGCTCCATGATGACGTCGTAGATGAGTCAGATATGCGCCGGGGTAAAGCAACGGCGAATATCACATTTGGCAATGCAGCCAGTGTGCTCGTCGGAGACTACATCTATACCCGATCTTTCCAGATGATGACTCAGTTAGGATCTTTAAAGATCCTTGATCTGATGAGTAGTGCTGTAAATGTCATTGCAGAAGGTGAAGTTCAGCAATTGATGAACTGCAATGATCCGGATACAACCGAAGAAAACTATATGCAGGTGATTTACTCTAAGACTGCCCGGCTTTTTGAGGCTGCGGCACAAATTGGAGCCATTCTTGCGGACTCATCAGACGAAACAGAAGCGGCATTTCGTAATTACGGAAAGTATCTCGGGACTGCTTTTCAATTGATTGATGATGTGATGGATTACACCTCTGATGGCGATGATATGGGAAAAAATGTCGGAGATGATCTTGCCGAAGGCAAGCCAACATTGCCTCTCATTTATGCAATGAGGCATGGCTCTGAAAGTCAGGCTAGCATTATCCGGAAAGCTATAGAAACAGGTAACGGTATGTCTCACCTGGAGGAAATCATGCTGGCCATGAATGAAACCGGGGCATTTGACTACACCCGCCGAAAAGCTGAGGAAGAAGCGAATAAAGCGATTGAAGCTTTGAAGATCATCCCTGAAAACGATTATAAAGAGGCACTCATTGCTCTGGCTGATATTGCCGTCCACAGAACAAGTTAG
- the rplU gene encoding 50S ribosomal protein L21, producing MYAVFQSGGKQHRVSEGQTLRLEKLDVETGATVEFDKVLLVANGEDIKVGAPLVEGGKVTAEVVQHGRGDKVKIVKFRRRKHSRKQQGHRQWFTEVKITGINA from the coding sequence ATGTACGCTGTTTTCCAATCTGGTGGTAAACAACACCGTGTAAGCGAAGGTCAAACACTTCGTTTAGAAAAGTTAGACGTTGAAACTGGTGCAACGGTTGAGTTTGATAAAGTTCTGCTTGTTGCCAATGGCGAAGACATTAAAGTTGGTGCCCCTCTGGTTGAGGGTGGTAAAGTGACTGCTGAAGTCGTACAACACGGTCGTGGCGATAAAGTTAAAATCGTTAAGTTCCGTCGTCGTAAGCACTCTCGTAAGCAGCAAGGTCACCGTCAGTGGTTCACTGAAGTGAAAATTACTGGCATCAACGCTTAA
- the rpmA gene encoding 50S ribosomal protein L27, giving the protein MAHKKAGGSTRNGRDSESKRLGVKRFGGESVLAGNIIVRQRGTKFHAGTNVGIGKDHTLFALSDGKVKFEVKGPKNRKFVSIEAE; this is encoded by the coding sequence ATGGCACACAAAAAAGCTGGTGGTTCTACTCGTAACGGCCGCGATTCTGAAAGTAAACGCCTTGGTGTTAAACGTTTTGGCGGTGAGTCTGTTCTTGCAGGGAACATCATCGTTCGTCAACGTGGTACTAAGTTCCATGCCGGAACTAACGTAGGTATCGGTAAAGATCACACTTTGTTTGCTCTGTCTGATGGCAAAGTAAAATTTGAAGTTAAAGGTCCTAAAAACCGTAAATTCGTTAGTATCGAAGCTGAATAA
- the cgtA gene encoding Obg family GTPase CgtA has product MKFVDEAVIKVDAGDGGNGVVSFWREKFVAKGGPDGGDGGDGGDVYILADENLNTLIDYRFQRFYAAERGENGRGGNCTGKRGKDIILRVPVGTRAVDIHTNEIVGEVAEHGKKLMVAKGGYHGLGNTRFKSSVNRAPRQKTLGTKGEVRELRLELLLLADVGMLGLPNAGKSTFIRAVSAAKPKVADYPFTTLIPSLGVVSVLPEKSFVVADIPGLIEGASDGAGLGIRFLKHLERCRVLLHMIDLLPVDQSDPAENAKIIVDELLQYSDKLADKPRWLVFNKVDLLPEEEAEAVIQRVLDALSWDGEYYQIAAINKKGTKALCMKLSEFMDSLPKEETQSADEEDKVDFMWDDYHQATINSDHVITEDDDWDDDWDDEEDDGHVIYTRE; this is encoded by the coding sequence ATGAAATTCGTTGATGAAGCTGTAATCAAAGTTGATGCCGGGGACGGTGGTAATGGTGTTGTTAGCTTTTGGCGGGAAAAGTTTGTCGCTAAAGGTGGTCCTGATGGCGGAGATGGCGGAGACGGTGGTGACGTTTACATTCTTGCGGATGAAAATCTGAATACACTCATCGATTATCGCTTTCAAAGATTTTATGCGGCTGAACGTGGTGAGAATGGGCGTGGCGGTAACTGTACCGGGAAACGCGGAAAAGATATTATTCTGCGGGTACCTGTCGGAACCAGAGCAGTTGATATTCATACCAATGAAATCGTCGGGGAAGTTGCAGAGCACGGAAAGAAACTGATGGTCGCCAAAGGCGGATATCATGGCTTGGGGAATACCCGTTTTAAGTCTTCGGTTAACCGGGCACCGCGTCAGAAAACTCTGGGTACAAAGGGAGAAGTCCGGGAGCTGCGACTCGAATTATTGCTGCTTGCTGATGTGGGTATGCTTGGGTTACCGAATGCAGGTAAGTCGACTTTTATCCGTGCTGTTTCTGCTGCTAAACCTAAAGTTGCGGATTACCCATTCACTACTTTAATTCCCAGTCTGGGAGTTGTCAGTGTTCTTCCTGAGAAAAGCTTTGTTGTGGCAGATATTCCCGGTTTGATTGAGGGAGCTTCAGATGGTGCTGGTCTTGGTATTCGCTTCCTGAAGCATCTGGAGCGTTGCCGGGTATTATTACATATGATCGATCTGTTACCGGTTGATCAAAGTGATCCTGCCGAAAATGCAAAAATTATTGTGGATGAATTACTTCAGTACAGCGATAAGCTGGCAGATAAACCTCGTTGGCTGGTTTTCAATAAAGTTGATTTGTTGCCGGAAGAAGAGGCAGAAGCAGTTATTCAACGGGTTCTTGATGCTTTATCCTGGGACGGTGAATATTATCAGATAGCTGCAATCAATAAGAAAGGCACGAAAGCATTGTGCATGAAGCTCTCAGAATTTATGGATAGTCTTCCTAAAGAAGAGACTCAGTCAGCAGATGAAGAAGATAAAGTTGATTTCATGTGGGATGATTATCATCAGGCAACAATCAACAGTGATCATGTGATTACCGAAGATGATGACTGGGATGACGACTGGGACGATGAAGAAGATGACGGACATGTCATTTATACCCGTGAATAA